Proteins encoded together in one Mastacembelus armatus chromosome 15, fMasArm1.2, whole genome shotgun sequence window:
- the LOC113132118 gene encoding ubiquitin-conjugating enzyme E2 D4-like — MALKRIQKELNDLQRDPPASCSAGPVGEDMFHWQATITGPNDSPYHGGVFFLSVHFPTDYPFKPPKVAFTTKIYHPNINSNGSICLDILRSQWSPALTVSKVLLSICSLLCDPNPDDPLVPDIAHIYKSDRQKYNKVAREWTQRYAM, encoded by the exons ATGGCTTTGAAAAGAATTCAGAAG GAGTTAAATGACCTTCAGAGGGATCCTCCAGCTTCATGTTCAGCTGGACCTGTAGGGGAAGACA TGTTTCACTGGCAAGCTACCATCACGGGACCA AATGACAGTCCATATCATGGAGGAGTATTCTTCTTATCAGTCCATTTCCCCACTGACTATCCCTTTAAACCACCAAAG GTTGCCTTTACAACAAAAATCTATCACCCAAACATAAACAGCAATGGTAGCATCTGCCTGGACATCTTGAGGTCACAGTGGTCACCTGCACTTACTGTGTCAAAAG ttttATTATCCATATGTTCCTTGCTGTGTGACCCGAACCCAGATGATCCTCTAGTCCCAGACATTGCACACATCTACAAATCAGACAGACAAAA GTACAACAAAGTAGCCAGAGAATGGACTCAGAGGTATGCAATGTGA